GGCGTAGTGGGCCATTTCCATATCCGACAGGTCGCGGAAGGTCACGTCGGTGCGTTCCACGCCGCCTGCCACCTCTCCGGCAGAGATGACGGTGACGCCCGTGTACACCTGATGCGTCCGCCCCGCGAGCCGCCGCACGAAGGCGCAGTTCTCGGCCTCGTCCCGCGGCTTGCCGAGCAGTTCACCGTCGATGGCGACGACGGTGTCCGCCGCGATCACCACCGCTTCCGGGTGTGCCCGCGCGACCGCCTGCGCCTTGAGCGTGGCCAGTTCACCCGCCAGCCGCGCCGGGTCGCGTTCCGCGCTGTCCTCGGCCTCGCCGCTGACGACCACGCGGAACGTGACGCCCAGGTTCGCCAGCAGTTCCCGCCTCCGCGGGCTGCCCGACGCGAGAATGACCTCGCGGGCTTCAGTAGCCAGAACCGCTCCCCTCGCCGCTGACCAGGGCGACGCCACCCGAGGTCCCCAGCCGGGTCGCGCCCGCCTCGATCATGGCCCGCGCGTCGTCGGGGGTGCGGACGCCCCCAGCGGCCTTGATCTGCGCGCGGCCCGCGATCACGTCCCGCATCAGCCGCACGTCCTCCACGGTCGCGCCGCCCGTGCCGAAGCCGGTGCTGGTCTTCACGAAGTCCGCGCCGCCCCGCACGGCGGCCTCCGTCGCGCCGCGTTTCTGCTCGTCATTCAGGTAACAGGTTTCGATGATCACCTTCAGCACGCTGTCGGGAATGGCCCGCCGCACGGCCCGCACATCGGCCTCCACCGCCTCCCAGTCGTTCTCCAGGGCGGCGCCGATGTGGATCACCATATCCACCTCGTCCGCGCCC
The window above is part of the Deinococcus metallilatus genome. Proteins encoded here:
- the deoC gene encoding deoxyribose-phosphate aldolase; its protein translation is MNLAPYIDHTLLKATATAADIRQLCAEAREHSFYAVCVNPVYVPLAKTELEGSGVKIATVCGFPLGAILPGQKAVEARLSVEAGADEVDMVIHIGAALENDWEAVEADVRAVRRAIPDSVLKVIIETCYLNDEQKRGATEAAVRGGADFVKTSTGFGTGGATVEDVRLMRDVIAGRAQIKAAGGVRTPDDARAMIEAGATRLGTSGGVALVSGEGSGSGY
- a CDS encoding Maf family nucleotide pyrophosphatase, yielding MASPWSAARGAVLATEAREVILASGSPRRRELLANLGVTFRVVVSGEAEDSAERDPARLAGELATLKAQAVARAHPEAVVIAADTVVAIDGELLGKPRDEAENCAFVRRLAGRTHQVYTGVTVISAGEVAGGVERTDVTFRDLSDMEMAHYAHTGEGLDKAGGYGIQGVGMALVARIDGDYSNVVGFPLALVIRLLRGAGVAVWGETGL